In Methanocaldococcus sp. FS406-22, the genomic stretch CTATTCCAAGAAAGTTCCCATATTTGTCTGAAAATCCAATAAAAGTTTGGGACTTTGGAGATGAGTTTATTAGGGTGTTTTGATGATTCTTGCCAAAAGGGAGGGGAAGGCATTTCAGACATTAAAAGGACACACTTATGATGCATTAAAAATATATAAGGAGTATTTGGAGAGAAATTTTGATGTAGTTGATGATTTCTGTAATAGATGGGGAATTCCCACTGAAAAATTTATAAGAAATATTTTTTTCACAATTTATTTGCATGACATTGGGAAGATAACAGAAGAATTCCAAAATAACATAAAAAAGGGCAAAAGAAGTAATAAACATCCACATCCACTTTATGCCCTTCCAATTATAAACAGTATTGAGTTTGATTATCTGCTTGATATTCCAATTGAGGTTTTTGCTATTCTATCTCATCATACACAGCTTTATGATAACCTCTATTCTGATTATCAACAATATAAAAAAGGAACTTTTTTAACTAAGGATATTGAGAAATTTCTAAAGGATGCAAAAGATGCTTACAACTCTCTTGGATTTTCAAAGTTTTTTGAATTTGAGGAATTAAAAATAGTTGAAATTCCAAAAGAGGCAAAACCTTTAGAATTACATAAGTTGAGAAGAAAATATTGGATAGAAACAAATAATTACATCGAATCATTAAGTTTTGATGAAAAAATAAAACTAAAGTCAATATTTTCATTTATGTTTGCTATTCTTCAATTGTGTGATGATTTTGCAAGTTTAAACTTCAGTGAGTATGCAAAGGATAAAGAAGGGACTTTCGATGATGTTTTGGAAAATCCAGAGATTTATGTTCCAACTTTAGATATAGAGAATCCAATATCATTTATATTAAAAGATTATGAGCCATACAAATTTCAAAAAGAGCTTTACAGCTCAAAAAATAAGTTTATAATGTTGTTTGCCCCTTGTGGAAGGGGGAAGACAGAGGGAGCATTACTTTGGGCATTGAATGCATTAAAAAACTTTAAAAGAAATAAAATCATCTTAGCAATGCCTACACAGGTAACAAGCAATGCAATGTATGACAGATTAATAAAGATTTTTGGAGAGGAGAATGTTGGTTTATTCCATGGAAAGAGCTTTATAAAATTGAAAGACTCAAAAGAAATAGAGGATGAAGAGGACTTAGAGGAGATTAAAGATGAGAACTTTAAAGGAAACGTATTTTTTAAACCAATAACGATAACAACCATTGACCATGTTATATACTCTTTTGTTCATGGATTCTCTCAAGCAGATTTTGCTTTGGGGAATATTCAAAATTCAGTTATAATCTTTGATGAAGTCCATTACTATGAGAAATACACATTAGAGCATTTACTAACTCTTTTTGAGATTTTAAAGAAAATGGATATTCCTCATTTACTTATGAGTGGGACACTGCCAAACGTTTTAATGAACAACCTTGAAGGTTATGAGATTATAGTTGATGAAGAGGGATTGAATTATAAACCTTTTAAACTTGAATGTTCAGAAAATCATCTAATTTGGAAAGAGAATGATGAGTGGAAAGTTAATGAAAGCATAATCAATGAAATAATAGACAATTATAAAAAAGGGCTTTCCCAAGCAATTATTTTAAATACTGTTGAGAGGGCAAAGGAATTTTATAAGGCAATAAGAAATAAAGTCCCAGCAATTCTCTATCATTCTCAATTTGCCTATAAAGATAGGGTTAAAAAGGAAGAAGAAATTTTTAATTTGGAGGAGATGAGAAAAAGCCTAAATAAACCTTATGTTATTGTTGCTACACAAGTTATTGAAATCTCTCTTGATATGTCTGTCGATGTTATGTATTCTGAGTTATCTCCACCAGATGCACTTGGACAGAGGGCTGGAAGACTGCATAGAAAAGGAAGGGATTGGAAAGAGAATGGGAAAGAATATAAGCTAAAAATATTCCTACCCTACAAACATCTGCCATATAGCAAGGAATTGATTGAAAAAACAATCGACCATATAAAATTTTATGAAAAACCTCTAAACTATAGAGATATTAAAGATTTCGTTGATAACGTTTATAAAGATTACAATCTCAACATTCCAAGTGACTTAAAGCTATTTTTTGATGAGGCAATATTATTTGGG encodes the following:
- a CDS encoding CRISPR-associated helicase/endonuclease Cas3, with translation MILAKREGKAFQTLKGHTYDALKIYKEYLERNFDVVDDFCNRWGIPTEKFIRNIFFTIYLHDIGKITEEFQNNIKKGKRSNKHPHPLYALPIINSIEFDYLLDIPIEVFAILSHHTQLYDNLYSDYQQYKKGTFLTKDIEKFLKDAKDAYNSLGFSKFFEFEELKIVEIPKEAKPLELHKLRRKYWIETNNYIESLSFDEKIKLKSIFSFMFAILQLCDDFASLNFSEYAKDKEGTFDDVLENPEIYVPTLDIENPISFILKDYEPYKFQKELYSSKNKFIMLFAPCGRGKTEGALLWALNALKNFKRNKIILAMPTQVTSNAMYDRLIKIFGEENVGLFHGKSFIKLKDSKEIEDEEDLEEIKDENFKGNVFFKPITITTIDHVIYSFVHGFSQADFALGNIQNSVIIFDEVHYYEKYTLEHLLTLFEILKKMDIPHLLMSGTLPNVLMNNLEGYEIIVDEEGLNYKPFKLECSENHLIWKENDEWKVNESIINEIIDNYKKGLSQAIILNTVERAKEFYKAIRNKVPAILYHSQFAYKDRVKKEEEIFNLEEMRKSLNKPYVIVATQVIEISLDMSVDVMYSELSPPDALGQRAGRLHRKGRDWKENGKEYKLKIFLPYKHLPYSKELIEKTIDHIKFYEKPLNYRDIKDFVDNVYKDYNLNIPSDLKLFFDEAILFGRHWTDIATMDEEGKFFKVRDDKFMKIEVVPQVYFDELREDALRAEYMAKIPVYLILNEIKNEEGLIHFYPYDKRVGRRTRRYWICSFKYTYEIGFDYKEEEEFEDIL